In Trueperella pecoris, the DNA window CCGAACTCCTCGACGACAGCCGTTACTACAGCGTCGTTCACAGAGGAGGCGACCAGGATGAAGACGCGCGGCAAGCCCATGAAACCGGCAATGTGAACCAAACTGGCGAGGCCGGTGAGACCGCCGCGTCCGACCCAAGGAAGGAGAACTAAATGAAGCTCCCCATTGCAACTAACCGGACAATAGTGGCTAAAGTTCTCGAGCTCTTTTCCAGCCACAAGAGTGAATTCATCCTGATCATTGCCGTGCAGATAGTGGTCGCGGTGGCCGCCGTCGTCACACCATGGATTATCGGCCGTTCCTTCGACGCGGTCGCGGTAGGCACCACCGCTGGCGTAATTCGCAACTACATCGCGATCATTATCGCCTCCGTCGTAGTCACCTTCGCGGCAGACTGGTTCGCCGACTATCGCAGCAGGGTACTTGGCCAAAAGGTCTTCCACGAGATGCGTGTTCAGCTGGTCGACGCTGTGATGCACTTGCCGCTGTCCACAGTAGAAGCCGCCGGAACCGGCGACCTCCTCGGACGAACCACGTCAGACATCAATCGCGTGGAATTCATTGTCCGGCAAGGAATTTCCCGGCTCATGGTTCTCTCATTTCAGGTCCTCGTCACCGTGGCAGCGGCCTTCCTCGTAGAGTGGCGCGTCGGGTTCGTCGTCGTGCTGAGCTTTGTGCCACTGTTCTTCGTTATCCGCAGCTACCTACGCCGAACAATTGCGGCCTATCTTGCTTCGTCTGCCTTGCGAGCGGAACTTTCTGGTGATATCACCGAGACTGTCGAGCAGTCAGCTACCGTTGACTCGCTCAGGATGAGCCAGCTGCGCCTCCGCCGTACCAGTGTGCTGCTGCGAGAAGAGTGGAATAACGAACGCTATTCTGCTTTGATGCGTACCTATTTTGCTGGCTCGATGATCGTGGTGCTATACGCGCCGATGGTTATCGCGATCTTGTGGGGCGCCTGGCTCGTGGGCTTGGGGTACACGACCGTGGGCGCAGTGATCGCCGTGACGCTGTATGCCCAACAGCTGCGCTGGCCACTTGACGAGCTGGGCTGGTGGATCGACGAGCTTCAATTTGCAGCTGTGGCACTTGCCCGCATTTTCGGTGTCGCAGACGTCCCTTCGGACAGGGTTGTTAACGACGCCGTCCCCGCCGATGACGCCGTGAGTGTGCAGAACGTGTCTTTTAGCTATCGTGACGGGCAGCCGGTCTTACGGGATGTGACT includes these proteins:
- a CDS encoding ABC transporter ATP-binding protein, whose translation is MKLPIATNRTIVAKVLELFSSHKSEFILIIAVQIVVAVAAVVTPWIIGRSFDAVAVGTTAGVIRNYIAIIIASVVVTFAADWFADYRSRVLGQKVFHEMRVQLVDAVMHLPLSTVEAAGTGDLLGRTTSDINRVEFIVRQGISRLMVLSFQVLVTVAAAFLVEWRVGFVVVLSFVPLFFVIRSYLRRTIAAYLASSALRAELSGDITETVEQSATVDSLRMSQLRLRRTSVLLREEWNNERYSALMRTYFAGSMIVVLYAPMVIAILWGAWLVGLGYTTVGAVIAVTLYAQQLRWPLDELGWWIDELQFAAVALARIFGVADVPSDRVVNDAVPADDAVSVQNVSFSYRDGQPVLRDVTLEIARGERLAIVGPSGAGKSTLGRLIAGVNPPGEGSIRVGGVEVTQLPEALLHQTVALVTQESHVFVGTIAENLRFAKEDATDEELLAALATVNAAWVGRLENGLETKVGSGEKELAPSQAQQLALARIVLLDPPVLILDEATSLLDPTAARSAEQALLRVLEGRTVISIAHRLYTAYDADRVAVMIGGEVAELGTHHELVARGGEYASLWEAWQQD